A portion of the Bdellovibrio bacteriovorus genome contains these proteins:
- a CDS encoding TldD/PmbA family protein: MNFTEKTKDGFNKVADHILDQLQNNEAANINLHAEDSTFIRFNNNKVRQNTQVEQRGLSLLLQKNSRSINLSFSITGNIEDDKKRADQFLKMARTECDLLPEDPFQVPLQNNGQSDHSFQGKLLDPANVVEAITTPAAGSDLAGLYCAGPLISANKNSMGQSHWFANENFFMDYSLYMGEKAVKAVYAGTEWNQKDFAANLTHTQRQLALMNRPKVELKPGAYRTYLAPGAVAELTSMLAWGALSYNAYKQGACGLAKLADKEKTLSPLFSVRENYGLGLTHRFNSLGELAPETLDLISKGELKSFLVSTRSAKEYTTTGNAAEGWEGPRAMEVLPGTLKESEILKQLDTGLYLSNLHYLNWSDRLNARITGMTRYACFWVEKGEIVGPIKDLRFDENLYDCLGQNLLGVTDFQETDPQVGTYESRSFGGKKVPGMLVKDFKFTL, translated from the coding sequence ATGAACTTCACCGAAAAAACCAAAGATGGATTTAACAAAGTTGCCGATCACATTTTAGATCAATTGCAAAACAACGAAGCCGCGAACATCAATTTGCATGCAGAAGATTCAACTTTCATTCGCTTTAACAACAATAAAGTTCGTCAGAATACACAAGTTGAACAGCGCGGACTGTCTTTATTGCTCCAAAAAAATAGCCGTTCTATCAACCTGAGCTTTTCAATCACAGGGAACATCGAAGACGATAAAAAACGCGCCGATCAGTTTTTGAAAATGGCGCGCACGGAGTGTGATTTACTTCCTGAAGATCCATTTCAAGTGCCTTTGCAAAACAACGGACAAAGTGATCACAGCTTCCAAGGGAAACTTTTAGATCCTGCCAACGTCGTTGAAGCCATCACAACACCAGCTGCGGGTTCAGACCTTGCAGGTCTTTATTGTGCGGGTCCTTTGATTTCCGCTAATAAAAACTCAATGGGTCAAAGCCATTGGTTTGCCAATGAAAATTTCTTTATGGATTATTCTTTGTACATGGGCGAAAAGGCGGTCAAAGCCGTTTACGCGGGGACAGAGTGGAACCAAAAGGATTTCGCAGCCAACCTTACCCACACCCAAAGACAGCTGGCCCTTATGAATCGGCCCAAGGTGGAACTTAAACCGGGGGCCTATCGCACCTATCTGGCACCGGGAGCCGTGGCCGAACTCACATCGATGCTGGCTTGGGGGGCTTTAAGTTATAATGCCTACAAACAAGGGGCTTGTGGTCTTGCCAAACTCGCGGATAAAGAAAAAACCTTATCGCCTTTGTTTTCAGTTCGTGAAAACTACGGCTTGGGCCTGACTCACCGATTTAACTCCTTGGGCGAGTTGGCTCCCGAAACTTTGGATTTAATTTCTAAGGGCGAACTTAAAAGCTTCTTAGTCAGTACGCGTTCAGCCAAAGAATACACCACCACCGGTAACGCTGCCGAGGGCTGGGAAGGTCCCCGCGCGATGGAAGTCTTGCCAGGAACTTTGAAAGAATCCGAGATCTTAAAGCAACTAGACACCGGCCTTTATCTTTCGAATTTGCACTATTTAAATTGGTCAGATCGTTTGAATGCTCGTATTACCGGGATGACTCGATATGCCTGCTTCTGGGTCGAAAAAGGCGAAATCGTAGGTCCCATTAAAGATCTGCGGTTTGACGAAAACCTGTATGACTGCTTGGGGCAAAATCTTTTAGGGGTTACGGACTTCCAAGAAACCGATCCTCAAGTTGGAACTTATGAAAGCCGTTCTTTCGGTGGCAAAAAGGTTCCGGGCATGTTAGTCAAAGATTTCAAATTCACGCTTTAG
- a CDS encoding DUF4286 family protein yields MVTYLVRFMVRHEVYEQFVEWAKAEHIPEVLALPGFVTADLCLRKGGSMEASSKDVMISYKVENEEAMKTYMTEYAMKTREKGLEKFPGQFSAQREVWLETRNFTVK; encoded by the coding sequence TTGGTTACTTATCTTGTGCGTTTTATGGTCCGTCATGAAGTTTATGAGCAGTTTGTCGAATGGGCAAAAGCCGAACACATTCCTGAAGTATTAGCTCTACCGGGCTTCGTTACCGCTGATCTTTGCTTGCGAAAAGGGGGCAGCATGGAAGCTTCCAGCAAAGATGTAATGATCAGTTACAAGGTTGAAAACGAAGAGGCCATGAAAACTTACATGACTGAATACGCAATGAAAACCCGCGAAAAAGGCTTAGAGAAATTCCCAGGCCAATTTTCTGCACAACGTGAAGTTTGGTTAGAAACTCGTAATTTTACGGTTAAATAG
- a CDS encoding DUF2089 domain-containing protein, whose protein sequence is MSNIDSNILCPACNGFLSPTVLSCGHCNIRVEGPFQLNEFATLPPEDLHFLRIFIQCEGRVRDMEPALGLSYPTIRNRLTQLKNKLAVGLESEVGEKPKPASSANATEEVLSRLEKGEITFDQAMKQIKKGSK, encoded by the coding sequence ATGAGCAATATCGATTCAAACATTCTATGCCCCGCTTGCAATGGCTTTTTGAGCCCAACAGTCTTGTCTTGCGGTCACTGTAACATCCGCGTGGAAGGCCCTTTTCAGTTAAATGAATTCGCGACCTTGCCACCGGAAGACTTACATTTTTTGCGAATCTTCATTCAGTGCGAAGGAAGAGTCCGCGACATGGAACCCGCTTTGGGTCTGAGCTATCCCACCATCCGCAATCGTTTGACCCAGCTAAAAAATAAGCTCGCCGTCGGATTAGAAAGCGAAGTGGGAGAAAAACCTAAACCCGCTTCTTCGGCAAATGCGACCGAAGAAGTTCTTTCTCGTCTTGAAAAAGGCGAGATCACTTTTGATCAGGCTATGAAACAGATCAAGAAAGGCTCAAAGTGA
- the epmA gene encoding EF-P lysine aminoacylase EpmA gives MNRAEYLSHHWTSYPAMPSEVKVAGRIYKIEREEGLKLQLIRDEKIHKVSFQIAPPHSEHLIEGDLVAVTSAEEIVLLSPQLTALPLRHFDKVFLQEWSAYLNQIREFFKKKEFVEVKTPSLVRCPGTEPSLDVFTTLLVQGSRQERLYLPTSPELHLKKALALGGEKIFELAPCFRNGEITQRHQPEFLMLEWYRAYEALPAIKDDVVALIGHMVKFLNVAAPVSVHTYSVAELFKIYCDFDFTPQTSAIDLKNLADRLEVDVQSAESIDDLFFLIFMEKIESQLPPEDLVFVEKYPPYQAALARLTEDGWGDRFEAYWKGLELANAFNELNDPYVQRHRAQEDLNKKKESHREPVSLDEEFFRCLEAGMPPSAGIALGVERLYMALKGISDIEDLRLFPQLNLRW, from the coding sequence TTGAACAGAGCAGAATACCTTTCCCATCATTGGACTTCTTATCCCGCCATGCCTTCCGAAGTGAAAGTGGCGGGAAGGATATATAAGATCGAACGCGAAGAAGGTTTAAAACTTCAACTTATTCGCGATGAAAAGATCCACAAAGTTTCGTTTCAAATAGCACCGCCACATTCTGAACATCTGATTGAAGGTGATTTGGTCGCAGTGACTTCAGCTGAAGAAATAGTTTTACTCTCACCGCAATTAACGGCGCTGCCGTTAAGACATTTCGATAAAGTTTTTTTGCAAGAATGGTCAGCTTATTTAAATCAAATTCGCGAGTTCTTTAAAAAGAAAGAATTCGTGGAGGTGAAAACTCCAAGTCTGGTGCGTTGCCCGGGAACTGAGCCGAGCTTAGATGTGTTTACGACTTTGTTAGTTCAAGGTTCAAGACAGGAGCGCCTTTACCTCCCGACCAGTCCGGAACTGCATTTAAAAAAAGCCTTAGCCTTGGGCGGAGAGAAAATTTTTGAACTGGCCCCCTGTTTCCGCAATGGGGAAATCACCCAAAGACATCAGCCCGAGTTTTTAATGTTAGAATGGTATCGCGCTTACGAAGCGTTGCCAGCGATCAAAGATGATGTCGTGGCTCTTATTGGGCATATGGTAAAATTTCTTAATGTTGCAGCACCGGTCTCGGTTCATACTTATAGTGTCGCGGAACTTTTTAAAATATATTGCGATTTTGATTTCACGCCGCAGACTTCGGCCATTGATCTAAAAAATTTGGCGGATCGTTTAGAAGTCGATGTGCAAAGTGCAGAAAGCATTGATGATCTGTTTTTCCTGATCTTTATGGAAAAAATTGAATCACAGTTACCACCGGAAGATTTAGTTTTCGTAGAAAAGTATCCACCTTATCAAGCAGCCTTAGCGCGACTCACTGAAGACGGATGGGGTGATCGGTTTGAAGCTTATTGGAAAGGTTTAGAACTGGCCAATGCCTTTAACGAATTAAACGATCCCTACGTTCAGCGCCACCGAGCTCAAGAAGACCTCAATAAGAAAAAAGAAAGTCATCGCGAGCCGGTGTCTTTAGATGAAGAGTTTTTTCGCTGCCTGGAAGCGGGGATGCCGCCATCAGCGGGGATCGCCTTGGGAGTCGAGCGGCTCTATATGGCTTTAAAAGGCATCTCTGACATCGAGGACTTGCGTCTTTTTCCACAATTAAATTTGCGCTGGTAG
- a CDS encoding TldD/PmbA family protein — MDLQRTLQSVKNHADWISLRHVTEKTTLRSYRDEKPDRNQISYDDGVMVEVLVNGHFGYAGTSDISDAGIRKAADRAVLMARSAVDKKAFNFTLEQRPQSQGRYKSPVIKPLDSFSAKEISDIFVDANKAMKVSDKIVSRQATAMIVETHFYSISSSGSEMEQNFSIVSTDFSATAAEGSEFQTRTENGGLARCFQVGAEIFDRVSILERSRRVAEEAVELLTSENCPNETMDLLLAPDQMTLQVHESIGHPLEYDRILGDERNYAGWSFVKPQDFGTLQYGSKLMNVTFDPTVQDAMASYAFDDSGNKATKEFLIREGKLERGLGGLESQARLKLPGVANTRSSSWNRAPIDRMANINLEPGTSRLEDMIASVERGVFMMANKSWSIDDYRNKFQFGCEYAKLIENGQLTKTLKNPNYRGITVPFWNSLKAVSQARETYGSPFCGKGEPNQVIRVGHTTPYCLFANIEVFGA; from the coding sequence ATGGATCTACAACGCACTCTGCAATCCGTGAAAAACCACGCTGATTGGATCAGTCTACGCCACGTTACAGAAAAAACTACGCTTCGCTCTTACCGCGATGAAAAACCGGACCGAAATCAGATCTCTTACGATGATGGTGTCATGGTGGAAGTTTTGGTGAACGGTCATTTCGGCTATGCTGGCACCAGTGACATTTCTGACGCCGGTATCCGCAAAGCCGCTGACAGAGCGGTTTTGATGGCAAGATCTGCCGTGGACAAAAAAGCGTTTAACTTCACACTAGAGCAAAGACCCCAGTCACAAGGTCGCTATAAATCTCCTGTTATCAAGCCTTTAGATAGTTTTTCAGCAAAAGAGATTTCAGACATCTTTGTTGATGCCAATAAAGCCATGAAGGTTTCAGATAAAATTGTCAGCCGACAGGCAACCGCGATGATCGTGGAAACTCATTTCTATTCTATTTCTTCGTCCGGTTCTGAAATGGAACAAAACTTTTCCATCGTCAGTACTGACTTTTCAGCCACGGCGGCCGAAGGCAGTGAGTTTCAAACTCGCACCGAAAATGGGGGCTTAGCCCGTTGTTTCCAAGTCGGCGCGGAAATCTTTGATCGTGTTTCTATTTTAGAGCGCAGCCGTCGTGTGGCTGAAGAAGCCGTCGAACTTTTGACTTCAGAAAACTGCCCAAATGAAACCATGGATTTGTTGTTGGCGCCGGACCAAATGACTTTGCAAGTGCATGAGTCCATCGGTCATCCACTCGAATACGATCGCATTTTAGGTGATGAGCGCAACTATGCTGGTTGGAGTTTCGTGAAGCCTCAAGACTTCGGCACTTTGCAATACGGATCAAAACTTATGAACGTCACTTTCGATCCGACGGTGCAAGATGCGATGGCCTCTTACGCGTTTGATGATTCTGGCAACAAAGCGACCAAAGAATTTTTAATCCGCGAAGGAAAGTTAGAACGTGGCCTGGGGGGTTTAGAATCTCAAGCCCGCTTAAAACTTCCGGGAGTGGCGAACACGCGTTCTTCCTCGTGGAATCGTGCGCCAATTGATCGCATGGCCAATATCAATTTAGAGCCAGGCACATCTCGCCTCGAGGACATGATCGCTTCTGTTGAGCGTGGCGTCTTTATGATGGCGAATAAATCTTGGTCAATTGACGACTACCGCAATAAATTCCAATTCGGTTGCGAGTACGCCAAACTCATTGAAAACGGTCAATTGACGAAGACTTTGAAAAATCCTAACTATCGCGGCATCACGGTGCCCTTCTGGAACAGCTTAAAAGCCGTCAGCCAAGCCCGTGAAACCTACGGGTCCCCGTTCTGCGGTAAGGGCGAGCCAAATCAAGTGATCCGTGTGGGTCATACAACACCTTATTGTCTTTTCGCGAACATTGAAGTGTTTGGGGCCTAG
- a CDS encoding HU family DNA-binding protein: MTKADLINLISEKAGITRVKAETVVNTIFDSMVEALMRDDRIEIRGFGSFVNRQYGAYKGRNPRTGEIINVEEKKLPFFKVGKELKEDINKGKN; this comes from the coding sequence ATGACGAAAGCGGATTTAATAAATTTGATCTCGGAAAAAGCAGGCATCACTCGCGTAAAAGCGGAGACTGTGGTGAACACCATTTTTGATTCTATGGTGGAAGCTTTGATGCGTGACGACCGCATTGAAATTCGTGGCTTTGGTTCATTCGTCAATCGTCAGTATGGCGCCTATAAAGGACGCAATCCTCGCACGGGTGAAATCATCAATGTCGAAGAGAAAAAACTTCCCTTCTTTAAAGTAGGAAAAGAACTTAAAGAAGACATCAATAAAGGCAAAAACTAA
- a CDS encoding pentapeptide repeat-containing protein, which yields MNEQIKKVLEMNKSGALTDDQATALIEELMKKAQAEGSAQANSQNEEDERDRRGDRHERHDHHHDERFKRRGRRGPWAHGPREFRGGPPHFASFIHDKIHEKMHEAMGGPFGQDTGEGNSITMSKFEAPRGPQSEFNKNAITVSSFSDVALKNSKMNNNRIDASKVSDLDIENSEIAHLGVAGSSISDLQMRNATLSETHFHGCKLSDVAIKEGSAIDNLECNGCVIHDVHFEGKSQFKDSVLHGTSLKDVALGQSTIDGLETHGVSFHDVHFVSSTLKDCVIKGASFQDVEFINSQLNEVIISFEGTWILKKKGFADMKLDNCHLTKVMFSDCSLTDIKISNVTLSDLKIINVHLSDIEIDGNEAFLKAFGLNK from the coding sequence ATGAACGAACAAATCAAAAAAGTTTTAGAAATGAATAAATCTGGCGCACTCACCGATGATCAGGCCACCGCCCTTATCGAGGAGTTGATGAAGAAGGCCCAAGCTGAGGGCTCGGCCCAAGCCAACTCACAAAATGAGGAGGATGAACGCGATCGTCGCGGTGACCGTCATGAACGTCATGATCACCATCACGATGAACGCTTCAAACGCCGTGGTCGCCGTGGTCCTTGGGCTCATGGACCGCGCGAGTTCCGCGGAGGTCCTCCTCATTTCGCGTCTTTTATTCATGATAAAATCCACGAAAAAATGCACGAAGCTATGGGCGGTCCCTTCGGCCAAGATACGGGCGAGGGGAACTCTATCACCATGTCAAAATTCGAAGCCCCTCGCGGACCGCAGTCTGAATTTAATAAAAATGCGATCACGGTGTCGTCTTTTTCGGACGTTGCTTTGAAAAATTCTAAAATGAACAACAACCGCATTGATGCCAGCAAGGTCAGCGATCTGGATATCGAAAATAGCGAAATCGCTCACCTCGGCGTCGCTGGCAGTTCAATCAGTGACTTGCAGATGAGAAACGCGACCCTGTCTGAAACGCACTTTCACGGATGCAAGTTAAGCGACGTGGCTATCAAAGAAGGCAGTGCGATAGATAATCTTGAGTGCAATGGCTGCGTGATTCATGATGTTCACTTTGAAGGAAAGTCCCAGTTTAAAGATTCGGTTTTACATGGCACTTCTTTAAAGGATGTGGCCTTGGGACAATCCACCATCGATGGCCTTGAAACCCATGGTGTGTCCTTTCACGACGTGCACTTTGTATCATCAACCCTTAAGGACTGCGTGATCAAAGGCGCCAGCTTTCAAGACGTCGAATTTATAAATTCGCAACTTAATGAGGTGATCATTTCTTTTGAAGGAACATGGATTCTAAAAAAGAAAGGCTTTGCCGATATGAAGCTTGATAACTGTCACCTTACTAAAGTGATGTTCAGCGATTGCTCGCTGACGGATATCAAGATCAGCAACGTCACTTTGTCAGATTTAAAAATTATAAACGTTCACCTATCAGATATCGAAATCGACGGTAACGAGGCCTTTTTAAAAGCATTTGGTTTAAACAAATAA
- a CDS encoding nitronate monooxygenase produces the protein MKCKHPTIIQGGMGIAVSNWNLAKTVSMTGQLGVISGTAINSVLVRRLQDGDLEGHVRRAMRAFPSQTIANRILETYFIEGGRQKNQTYKRSPLYSLESPLALQQLTVVACFVEVWLAKEGHDGVVGLNLLEKVQLPNLACLYGAMLADVDYVIMGAGIPREIPGALDLLSENKTASLKISVVGASEESLTYFHPHQVMEETELKPLKRPFFFPIVSSAVLAANLKKKSTGRVDGFIVEGPLAGGHNAPPRGPMKLTDQGEPIYGERDVVSLEDMKALELPFWMAGYYATPEKMAEVQSLGAHGIQVGTLFAFCDESGVALEHRERAIADILKKQAPDGSWIFTDPRSSPTGFPFKAAKLDWTVSQETLYAQRKRICDLGYLRHAYQKEDGSVGQRCPAEPVKDYVRKGGLEEDTVGRKCLCNALMADIGMGQIQAGGIAELPLLTAGDDLNNVARMLKPGKKSYGAKDVINYLQSPLAVTVKINDDNKFPSRPHNDRGEQNAEIF, from the coding sequence ATGAAATGTAAGCATCCAACAATCATTCAAGGTGGCATGGGTATCGCGGTTTCTAACTGGAACCTGGCAAAAACCGTTTCCATGACGGGGCAACTGGGCGTGATTTCTGGAACAGCTATCAATTCTGTTTTAGTTCGACGTTTGCAAGACGGAGATCTTGAAGGTCATGTTCGTCGCGCAATGCGTGCATTTCCATCGCAAACTATCGCCAACAGAATCTTAGAGACTTATTTCATCGAAGGCGGCCGCCAAAAAAATCAAACCTATAAAAGATCGCCTTTATATTCTTTAGAGTCGCCGCTGGCGCTACAACAATTAACGGTGGTGGCGTGTTTTGTCGAGGTGTGGTTAGCGAAAGAAGGCCACGACGGTGTTGTCGGTTTAAATCTTTTAGAGAAGGTTCAGCTTCCGAACTTGGCTTGCCTTTATGGTGCGATGCTTGCTGATGTGGATTACGTCATTATGGGGGCGGGTATTCCGCGCGAAATCCCGGGGGCGTTGGATTTATTAAGCGAAAATAAAACGGCCAGTTTGAAAATTTCAGTCGTAGGTGCTTCTGAAGAATCACTGACCTACTTCCACCCGCACCAAGTGATGGAAGAAACAGAGTTAAAACCTTTAAAACGTCCGTTCTTTTTTCCGATTGTCTCTTCAGCCGTACTTGCGGCGAACTTAAAGAAAAAATCCACGGGCCGCGTGGATGGTTTTATCGTCGAAGGCCCTTTGGCGGGCGGGCACAATGCTCCGCCACGGGGGCCGATGAAGCTGACTGATCAGGGCGAGCCGATTTACGGTGAACGAGATGTCGTTTCTTTAGAAGACATGAAGGCGTTAGAACTTCCATTTTGGATGGCGGGATATTATGCAACGCCAGAAAAGATGGCCGAAGTCCAAAGCTTGGGTGCTCACGGCATTCAAGTGGGAACATTGTTTGCGTTTTGTGATGAATCAGGAGTCGCGCTTGAGCATCGTGAACGCGCTATTGCTGATATTTTGAAAAAACAAGCCCCGGACGGAAGTTGGATTTTTACAGATCCACGTTCTTCACCAACAGGTTTTCCGTTTAAAGCGGCAAAATTAGATTGGACCGTTTCCCAAGAAACTCTTTACGCGCAAAGAAAACGTATTTGTGATTTAGGTTATCTTCGTCATGCTTATCAAAAAGAAGATGGCAGCGTGGGGCAGCGTTGTCCGGCAGAACCCGTGAAAGACTATGTTCGTAAAGGCGGCTTAGAAGAAGACACCGTCGGGCGCAAATGTTTATGTAATGCTTTGATGGCCGATATCGGTATGGGACAGATTCAGGCCGGTGGCATTGCAGAACTTCCGCTTTTAACTGCAGGTGATGATTTGAATAACGTGGCTCGCATGCTAAAGCCCGGTAAAAAATCTTACGGCGCCAAAGATGTGATTAACTATCTTCAGTCGCCGTTAGCCGTAACCGTTAAAATTAACGATGATAATAAGTTTCCGTCACGCCCCCACAACGACCGTGGTGAGCAAAACGCTGAAATTTTTTAA